The following DNA comes from Rhodopseudomonas boonkerdii.
CCTATGTAGAATGGCTGGGGCGGCTCGTGCCCGGCCGGTTCGGCAATATCGATCAGCGCGACATCGGCCGCGCCATAGCCGCGGAAATCGCATTGCATGGCCGTGAGAGCGGCGAAGTGATTCTGGAAAATGCCGCCATGAAGGCGCTGGCGGCACTGCGGCCGTAGGGCGGATCAGCCGTTGGCTCCCGCGGGATTATCGATCTTGCTCGGATAGGTGCCGTGTCCCTGACGCACCAGACCCGCGTCGAACACGAGCACTTCGGACACGTCGACGCCCTTCTGGTTCCGATACTGGATCACAAGCGTATCGATCCCGGCAAACACGGCTGCGACGGTGAAATGCAGGTCGGGGATACGGCGAAGGCCCTCCTCCCAATAAGCGCGCAGAGCAGCCTTGCCGCGGATCACGCCACCCGTTTCGGGCAGGAGGCTCGCCGCAATGGGAGACGTGAAGATTACGTCGTCGTGGAAGTGCGCCAGAACACGATCGAGATCATGCGCGTTCCATGCGGCACACCACTCTGCAGCGAACAGGGAAGGATCGAAGTTCATCATGCTTTCACTCCGTCTTCCCTGCAGATTCGGGACGCACAAACTGTGCGATCTCGAGCCTCATGCCGTCGTAACCCGGCACCACGCCGTCCGGCACCGCCTGCCGCACGGCCTCGTAATCGAGGTCCGCATGCATGTTGGTGATCACTGCGCGTTTCGGCTTGAAGCGCTCGATCCACGACAGCGCGTCACTCAGGCTGAAATGGCTAGAATGCTGCGTGTAGCGCAGACCGTCCACGATCCACAGGTCGAGGCCTTCGAGCGCCGGCCAGCTCTCTTTCGGGATGTCATTGAGGTCCGGCGAATAGGCGGTGTCGTCGATGCGATAACCAAGCGCGGGGATGTTGCCATGCTGGACCAGGAACGGCGTCAGCGTGAGGTCGCCGCCCTTCCCCCTGATGGTGCGGCTCTCGCCGGCCTCGATGCCGAGGCGGTCGAGGATCGGCGGGTAGTCGCTGCCAGCGGGCGACTGGAAGCAGTAGCCGAAGCGCAGCATGATGTCCGATGCCGTCGAGGCGTTCATATAGACGGGAATACGCTTGCGACGCTTCAGCACCACGGAGCGCAGGTCGTCCATGCCATGGGTCTGATCGGCGTGTTCGTGGGTCAGGAACACCGCGTCGATGTCATCGACATCGGCGTCGATCAGTTGCTCACGCAGGTCCGGCGAGGTGTCGATGATGACGCGCGTAACTCCGTCCGGCCCGATGCGCTCGGCCATCATGGAGCAGCGGCGACGGCGGTTCTTCGGGTTATTGGGATCGCAGGCGCCCCAGCCCAGTGCCGGGCGCGGCACGCCCGCGGACGATCCGGAGCCGAGAATGGTGAGCGCCAGCGTCATGCGGCGCTGCCTTCGCGAGAGGCCTTGCTGAACAGGCGGAAGAAGTTATCCGTGGTCTGTTTCGCCAGCTCTTCGTAGGAGACACCGCGCGTTTCGGCGAGCACCTTGGCCGTCTCCACGACGTAAGACGGCTCGTTGCGCTTGCCGCGCCATTTGCCGGGGGCGAGATACGGCGCGTCGGTCTCGACCATGATGCGGTCGGCCGGGAGTTCAGCGGCGAGATCGCGCAGCTCCTGCGACTTCTTGAAGGTGATGATGCCGGTGAAAGAGATCGACAGGCCCATGGCAATGGCCTTCATCGCAAGCTCACGGCCGCCGGTGTAGCAATGCAGCACAGCCTTGAACGCGCCCTTCTTCATCTCGTCTTCGAGAATGGCGCTGCATGGTTCATCCGCCTCGCGGGTATGGATCACCAGCGGCAGGCCGGTCGCGCGCGCCGCGGCGATATGGGCGCGGAAGCCCCTCTCCTGCGCCGCGCTGGAGCCGTGTTCGTAGAAGTTGTCGAGGCCGGCTTCGCCGAGCGCTATGACCTTCGGATGTTTGGTAAGTTCGATCAGCTCGTCCGCGGAGATGCCGTCTTCTTCGTCGGCATTGTGCGGATGGGTGCCGACCGAGCAATAGACATTGGGAAAACGCTCGGCGATCGCCAGCAGCGCCGGCAAGCGGCGCACGCGGGTCGAGATCGTCACCAGCTTTCCGACGCCCGCAGCTTCCGCGCGAGCGACAATGCCGTCGAGATCGTCGGCGAAATCCGGGAAATCGAGATGGCAGTGGCTATCGACGAGCATTCCGGATCACTCAGGCTTCGGCTCGGCATAGCGCGGGAAGATGCCGGTCGGGATCGGCAGCTGCGTACCCGGCTTGATGCGGCTCGGGATCGCCGCGAAGTCGCGCGCGTCGGCGGGAATGCCGAGCACGTCCAGCAGTTTCGCGCAAGAGGCCGGCATGACCGGCTGCGCCAGGATCGCGACCTGACGCACGACTTCCGCGGTGGTGTAGAGCACCGTCGCCTGCTTGGCGGGGTCGGTTTTGGCCAGCGCCCATGGCGCCTCGCCGGCGAAATAACGGTTGGCCTCCGCGACCACGGCCCAGATCGCATTCAGCGCCTGATGAATCTGTTGTGTCGCCATGGCGCTGCGCGCCTGTTCGAGCATCGCGTCGGCCTGAGCGAGGATCGCCTTGTCGTTATCGCTGAACGCGCCCGGCTCCGGCAGCGCGCCGCCATATTGCTTGGCGATCATCGACAGCGAACGCTGGGCGAGATTGCCGAGGTCGTTGGCGAGATCGGCATTGGTGCGGTTGACGATGGCCTCGTGGCTGTAGCTGCCGTCCTGCCCGAACGAAACTTCGCGCAGCAGGAAATAGCGCAGCTGATCGACGCCGTACTGCTCGGCGAGATTGAAGGGGTCGACTACATTGCCGACCGACTTTGACATCTTCTCGCCCCTGTTGAACAGGAAGCCGTGGGCATAGACGCGCTTTGGCAGCGGGATGCCGGCGGACATCAGGAAGGCCGGCCAGTACACCGCGTGAAAACGAATGATGTCCTTGCCGATGATATGCACATCGGCCGGCCAATATTTCCAGTTGCCGTCGCCCTCATCGGGGAAGCCGACACCGGTGATGTAGTTGGTCAGCGCATCGACCCAGACATACATCACATGCTTGTCGTCGCCGGGCACCTTGATGCCCCAGTCGAAGGTGGTGCGCGAGATCGACAGATCCTTCAAGCCGGATTTCACGAAGCTCACGACTTCGTTCTTGCGGGATTCCGGACCGATGAAATCGGTGGACTCGTAAAGCGCCAGCAGCTTGTCCTGATAGGCGGACAGCTTGAAGAAGTAGCTGCTCTCCTCGACCCACTCGACCGGTGTGCCCTGCGGGCCGCGGCGGACCTTGTCCTCGCCGACGGTCGTTTCGTCCTCCGCGTAATAGGCCTCGTCGCGGACGGAATACCAGCCGGCATAGGAATCGAGATAGATATCGCCGCTCGCCTGCATGCGCTTCCACAACTCTTGCGAGGAGCGATGGTGCTGCTCTTCCGTGGTGCGGATGAAGCGGTCGAACGAGATGTTGAGGGCTTCGTCCATCGCCTTGAAGCGGGCGGCGTTGCGGGTCGCGAGATCGGCCACCGGCATATTCTCGCGCTGCGCCGTCTGCACCATCTTCTGGCCGTGTTCGTCAGTGCCGGTCAGGAAAAACACGTCCTTGCCGTCGAGCCGCGCGAAACGCGCGAGTGCATCGGTGGCGATGGCCTCATAGGCATGGCCGACATGGGGCACGCCGTTCGGATAGGCGATGGCGGTGGTGATGTAAAAGGTATTGTTCGACGCATTCGCCATCGGCGCGAAAGCCTTTCAGTTATCCGGTCCTGCCGCGTGAAAAATGGTGTCAGCGCGTCGCTTCTGCGAGCAGGCTAAATACCGAGAAAACCAGAGGTTTTCGCTCGAGATTGTAGGATTCGGTCTCGCGCGCGGCTTTGCCAATCTTTTCCCATACCTCCGCGAGGCGTGCAAGGCGGGGCAGATTGGCGTTCAGGCCCCCCTCGTCCGCGCGCAGCCGCTCGCCGATCCAGCGATCGACGCTGTCAGTGAAAGCCGCAAGCGCAACGCGGTCGCTGGTGCCGAGGGCATCGCCGAGCGCGTGCAATTCACGGGGGTCCACATGGGGCAACGTATTCAGCAGCGATGCCGTGCGTTGATGCAGTTTCAGCGCACCGCCGCCGAGCAGATTGACGGCGCGGGAGACGCTGCCTTCGGAAGCGTCCGCGACCTCACGCAGTTCGGGATCGCTCTCGTCACGCCCCGTGGCCAACGCAGCGGCGGAGAGCACGTCCGCGGCCGCGAGCGCGCGGAGCGGCAGCTTGCGACAGCGCGACTGGATGGTCGGCAACACGCGTGCCTGGGCGTGGGTGACAAGCAGAAACAGCGACCGCAGCGGCGGCTCTTCCAGCACCTTCAGCAGCGCATTGGCGGCGTTGGTGTTGAGCTCGTCCACGGTATCGACGATGCAGACACGCCAGCCATCGACAGCGGCCGTGGAGCCGTAGAAGCCGACGGTCTCGCGCACGTCGTCCACGGTGATGACGGTGCGCAGGACACCCTTGTCGTTGGCGGTGCGATGGATTTCCAGCAGCCCGCCATGCGCCTCGGCCGCAACCTGGTGGACGACGGAATGTTCGGGATCGAGATCGAGCGTCTCTGCGGATTGTACCTGCGTTGACGCGGGATCGCGGTGCGCGAGCACGAAGCGCGCCATGCGATAGGCGAGAGTCGCTTTGCCGATGCCCTGCGGGCCGGAGATCAGCCAGGCATGCGGAATGCGGCCGCCGCTATAGGCGCCCAATAGCGTCTGCTCGGCGTCGTGATGGCCGAACAGCGCGGTGGTCTCGCGCGGATGCGGAACGGTGATCTCGGGCTCGGCCTTGCTCATGCGTGCGCAGCCTCCCGCAACAGGCGTTTGCGCAGCACACGCCAGATATTGTTGGCGACGGCTTTGGGCGACAGCGTCGCGTCCAGCAACACGCAGCGTTGCGGCTCATCCATGGCGATCTGCCGGAACGCATCGCGCAAACCCTGATGAAAGGCGATACCTTCGGCCTCGAAGCGATCCGGCATGCCAGTGCCGCGGCGGGCGGCAGCTCGCGCCATGCCGACTTCCACGGGGAGATCGAGGATCACCGTGAGATCAGGCTTCAACCCACCAATGGTGACGCGCTCCAGCGCCGTCAACAGTTCCGGCGCGACGTTGCTCTGCTGGCCCTGATAGGCGCGGGTGGAGTCCGAGAAGCGGTCGCACAACACCCAGATGCCCTGGTCGAGCGCCGGTTTGATGACCGCATGGACATGGTCGTCCCGCGCGGCGGCGAACAGCAGCGTTTCGGCTTCGGCGCCGAGCAGCTTGCCCATACCGGACAGCACCACATGGCGGATGATCTCGGCGCCGGGCGAGCCGCCGGGCTCGCGGGTGACGATGGCGCGGATGCCGGCTTCGTTGAGGCGATCGGCGAGCAGCTTGATCTGCGTCGACTTGCCGGCGCCCTCTCCGCCTTCGAATGTGATGAAGCGTCCACGCTGGGGCGCTATGGGATGCGTCTCCGTCATGGTCACAGCTTTGCGGCGCCGGCGCGGAACAGGCCGATCATCAGCTCGCCGGCGCCATCGACGGCGCGCTGCAAAGTGGTGCCGGTGCCGACCGCGTCGGCGGCATAGACCGGCGCTTCCACGGCGACCTGCTGGCCGCGCCAGACCTTCACCATACCGACCGGCTGGCCGGCGCGGACGGGCGCCTGCACCGGCCCGTTATAGACGATGCGCGCGATCAGCTTGTCGTTGCCGTTCTTCTGCACCATGACCTTGACCGGGTCCCTGCTGACCAGCGCCACCGAGCCCCTGTTCCCGCCGAACACTTTTGCGTAACCGACCGCCTGGTCGCCGGCAAAGACGCTGCGGACCTCGAAATTCTTGAAACCCCATTCGAGCAGCTTTTTGGCAGCCGCAGCGCGATCATCGGAACTCTCGAGACCGTTCACAACCACGATCAGTCGCGTATCGTTCTGCACGGCCGAGCCAACCATGCCGTAGCCGCCATCCTTGGTGTAACCCGTCTTAAAACCGTCGGCACCTTCCAGCGTCGCAAGCAGCGGATTGCGGTTCTGCTGACGGATCTTGTTCCAGGTGAATTCCCGCTCGCCGAAGATCTTGTAGAATTCGGGATAGGCGCGAATGATGTGACGCGCGAGCGTTGCGAGCTCGCGTACAGTCATCTTGTTGCCGGCATCCGGTAACCCGCTCGAATTGGCGAAGGTGGATTTCGGCATGCCGAGCGCGCGGGCGCGTCTGGTCATTCGCTCGGCAAATGCCGCTTCGTTACCCTCAATAGCCTCGGCCATGATCATGCAGCTGTCATTGCCGCTCTGGATGATGGCTCCGCGCAGGAGATCGGCAACCGGAACGCGGCTGTTCAGCGCAGCGAACATGGTAGACGCACCGGCAGGCGCGCCACCCTTGCGCCAAGAATTCTCGCTGACGCGGTACTCGTCGGTCAGCTTGATGTCGCCTCGGGTGAGGGCGTCGAACACGACCTCAACGGTCATCAATTTCATCATGCTGGACGGGGCGCGCAGCTCGTCGGCGTTCTTCTCGAACAGCACAGCGCCCGAGCTTGCCTCGATCAGGATCGCGGTCGGCGCGTCGGTGTCGTAGCCCCCCTCCTCAACCGCCTTCTTGGCGCCCTGCACGCTCTGATTGGCGGCATGAGCCAACGGCTGCAGCGCAAAAGCCGCCATGAGCAGGCCGGCGACAAGCTGTCGCCAAAGCGAGGATTTTGGTGTGAGGAAGCCAGATGTCATGCCGTGTCCCGAGTGATCAGGTCTTAACAGCAACACCCTGCCTGAACAACGCGGGCCCCGCCTGGCGAGGCGGCTAACAAGCGGAAATCCCGATCAAATCTTGCTCAATAAAGGCCGCGACCGGACAGAATCGCAGCAGCGCCGCGGGCATCCACGGTACCGTCATTACGCGCAGCTGGCTCGGCGTAATCGGCATTCCCCTCATAGGAAACGACCCGCGGGTTAGCGGCGGGATAAGCGGAAGCCGAACGATAGCGGCTGGACGACGACATCTCCGACGTCTGGCGATCCGCAGCAGTGTTGCCCAGCGAATATGGCCGCCCTTCCGGCATCGGAACGTCGCGCGAAACGACCCGGCCGCCCTGCATATCCGGCACGAAGGAGCGTGCGGAGGCGACACGCACAACCGACGGCGATGGCGCAGGTTCGCCGGTACGCAGTGTTGCCATCAGCTGACGATCGTCGGAACCTTCCAGCGGCGCACGTCCGACATACTCAACACGCACACGCGCAGTGCCGTTACTCTTGAATTCGAGAAGTTCGGCCGCCCTGTTCGACACGTCGATCAGGCGATTGCCGTGATAGGGACCGCGATCGTTGACACGCACGATCAGCGACTTGCCGTTGCGCACATTGGTGACGCGGACATAGCTCGGAATCGGCAGCGTCGGATGTGCCGCCGTGAGTGACGCCATGTCGAACACTTCGCCATTGGCTGTCAGGCGACCGTGGAAGGCGTCGCCGTACCAAGACGCGATCCCTTCGGCGCGGTAATTTTCGTCCTCTTCAGGAACATAGGTACGGCCGCCAACCACATAAGGCTTGCCAACGCGATAGGTACCGCCACCTTTTGGAACCGGCTCGCCCATGCCCACCACGCGCGGGCTGCTGGAGACACCATACTTCGGATCGACACGGCTGAAGCCGGTTGTTTGGGAGCAGTTGGCCAGCGCCAGACAGGCGCTCATGGCCGCTGCTGCGCTTGCAGCACGACCGATGCGGTGTGACCGAAGAATCCCCATGCGCCCCAATACCATTCCGGCGACCATCTGCCCATCGGGCAACACGCGACCGCAAAATTACGATGTTCCCCACTTCCACATCGCGTGGTGAATATATCGTAGCCGGATCAGGGCGAAAATGAGGAGAGGCAGGTTATGGTAAACACAAAACTGCCGCTCTCGGGCAGCGCAACTCCCGTAGATCTGAAACATAGCCGTGCTGGAAAGCGCACTGCCCGGATTTTCGTTACGGCAGATGTTTCTGTTGGGACATGTAATGACGAGGCGGAATTGCGTCGCCTCGCCACGCCGTCTCTAACGGGGCGGTAAAAAGGTCGCCGCGTTGATCACGGCAACCGCCGCGAGTGTCACCATCCATAGCGGCCACACCGGGGCATCGGCCGAATGGTTGAACCGCCGGTGAACGCCGAAATTCCGCGCCATGGGTTGCTCCTCCTCATGTCCGATCGAGAATGCGCAACAACTTGCATTGCAAAGTGATCGAATTGCGTCACGCCCTTGGCAACAGCTTGCAATTGCACAATCGCACGCGCGACAGGTCGACACATCTCGCGGGAGGCTCGACGGCGCGGCGCCAAAAATAAAACCGCGCCATCCCGAAGGATGACGCGGCCGGCCGTTCTGTTGCTAGGTGGACCAACCCCGAACGGTTACGCCGCGAGGCGCACTTCGTTCATGCTAACGTTGTCGTTGGCATTTAGGTTTTTGACCCGATAACGGCGGTATCATGCCGAGCACAATTCGCGACTTCTTCGCAGCCATCGATCCTGTTTCGCCCCCGCCTGAGCAGCCCTGCGACCGACTTCTTGAAGAGAAATCCAATCAGAAGCTGCTGAGGTGGAGGCGCCGGGTACTGCCCCCGGGTCTGCCTGCGGTCCATCGTGAGGTTCAGCGCCATCGTCTTGCGACAGAAGCAATATAGGCGGAGCGCGGTTTAAAATCTAGGTGCCTGCCCGCAGCTGTGGATGCGGCAATCTTGCCGGTAACCAAACTCAGCCGGCTGCAATCTCGGGCAGTGGGCGCCGCAACTGTCCGCCCGTATCGGCCAGACCGCTCAGATACTGGGCCGCTTCCATGATATCGGCAACGATCTCACGCTCGGCCGCTTCACCGTCGCCGGCGATAATCGCCTTCAGGGCGGCGGTGTGATGGTCCCAGCCCTTCAGCAGCACCACATATTCGGGGATCACGAAGGACAGAACGGGGCCGCAGCGCAGCCACATGTTTTCGATGGTCTCGACGAGAATCGGAACACCGGACATCGCATAGATCTCGAAGTGAAACTTGCGATGATGCTCGAGATAGCTTTCGAGCGACCGAGACGCGATCAGCGACTGCATCTTCGCAAGCAGCGCCTGAAGCCGTTCGAGTGATGCTGCCTGCGGCCTCTTCGCAGCCTCACGTGCCGCGCGCCCTTCGAGGGCGCAGCGCACGACGGTGAGATCGCTGAGTTCGTTGCGCGTGAGATGAGGAACGATCGCCGCGTTGCGCGGTCCCTGCTGCAACACCCCCTGCGCCACCAGACGCGTAACCGCGTCGCGGACAGGCGTGATCGACGTTCCAAACGTCTCAGCCAGAGATCGCAGTGTCAGCACCGTTCCCGGCGCAAAGCGGCCAGCCAGCAGCGCGTCGCGGAGCTGCGCATGAGCCAAATCCCATAACGGTTCACGTTCAATGCGCTTAAGCGATGTCATTCCCTGCTCGCTAGCCTACCCCGCCCCGATTCCGCAATCGGGGATGCAGATATCGCGTTGACCCACCAGATTGGTTGTTATAACAAACAACAAAAATGGGAGGAAAACAATGTCGATCATCGCGTCCTTCGGGCGTGCAGCGCTATGCGCCGCTGGAATTGCTGTTTCTGCCGTCTCGCCATCCTCGGCTCAGTCCGGGTTCCCGCAAAAGGACATCACCTTTATCGTGCCGTGGAACGCTGGCGGCTCGAACGACGTGGCCGCGCGTGCGCTCGATCCGATTCTGCGCGAGCACGGCATCAAGCTGGTCATCGAAAACGTTCCCGGCGCGACCGGTGTCATCGGCATGAAGCGTGTCGCGAGTTCTGCGCCTGACGGCTATGTTATCGGCATGGGCACCAGCTCGACGCTGGCGCTGATCGCCCAGAACAAGGCGAGCGGCCTCACCAATGCGAACTTTACGCATATTGCGCGGGTCTCCACCGATCCGCTGATGCTGTTGGTGCCTTCCACCAGCGCGATCAAATCCCTGTCCGATTATATCGCCAATATGAAATCCAGGCCCGGCAAGGTCACCATCGGCACGCCCGGCAGCTACAATCTCAACCACATCTTCGCATCGATGACGGCGCGCGCCGCCGGCGTTGAATATGTGAACGTGCCCTATACCGGCGGCTCGAAAGTCGTGGCCGACCTCATCGGCCAGCATGTCGACTCCGGTGTGCTGAAACCTTCCGAGACCCTTGGCCAGATCCAGGAAAAGCTGCTCACGCCGATCGGCATCTTCGCCAATGAGCGGCTGGAGATGTTCCCAGAGGTGCCGACCTTCAAGGAACGCGGCTTCGACGTCTTCCCTTACGGTCCTGTGGTGCAGATGGCCTATGTGGTCGGCCCCGCAGAACTTCCGAACGATGTGCGCACCAAGCTGGTGACCGCTTTCCGTGCCGCGATCCAGGATCCGCGCTTCAAGGAATTCGCCAAGAAGAACGTCTTCCTGGTGGACGACCTCACCGGCGACGCACTGACGAAGGAAGTCGACAGCGTTGCCGTCGCTATCGGCAAGGTCGCCGCACAAACCTTCCCGAAGGAATAACCGCAGCCGGCGATGCGTCGCCGGCCGCATTCATCTGCCGTACTCGTCGAGGACCTCACATTGAAAATCAAGAAGATCACCTGCCACGTTGTCGCCGCTCCCGTGCAGCGCCCGTTCACGTCGTCACGCGGTTGGCTCTACAAGACACGTGGCACCTGCCTCGTCGAAATCGAAACCGATGACGGCATCGTCGGCTGGGGCGAGTGCTACGGCCCCTCCGCTGTCGCAAAGTCCTTCATCGATACGCAACTCGCGCCCCGCGTCATCGGCCGCGACCCGTTCGATATCGAGGTGATCTGGGAGGACCTCTACAATCGCATCAAGGACTACGGCCCCAAGGGCATGTCGATCGCCGCCATCAGCGGCATCGACATCGCGCTGTGGGATATCATCGGTAAAGTCTGCAACAAGCCGGTGCACAAGCTGATCGGCGGCGCCTTCCGCACCGAAGTCGACTGCTACGCGACGGGACTCTATTTCACCGATATGGAGCGCCTGGTCGATGAAGCCGTGGAGGAAGCTGTCGGCTACAAGAAGGCCGGCTTCAAGGCGATCAAGATGAAGATCGGCCTCGGCTCCATCAAGCGCGACTATGAGCGCGTCAAGGCCGTGCGCGAGGCGATCGGCTCCGACATCAAGCTGATGGTCGATGCTAATCACTGCCTCACCGTGCCCGCCGCGATCAAGCTTGGCCGCAAGCTGGAAGAGCTGGACATCGAATGGTTCGAAGAGCCGATCTCGCCGGAGGATATCGACGGCTATATCGAAGTGACACGGTCGCTCGACATGGCGGTGGCCGGCGGCGAGAACGAATTCACCCGCTGGGGCTTTCGCGATGCCATCGTGCGCAAGGCGATGGACATCGTGCAGCCTGACGTCTGCGCGGCTGGCGGCATCACCGAATGCAAGAAGATCGCAGCGCTTGCCAGCACCCATGGCGTCGAATGCGTGCCGCATGCCTGGGGGTCGGTGGTTGGCCTTTCCGCCACCATCCATTTCCTCGCTTCGATCCCGAACCAGCCGCCGAGCCTGTTTCCGATGCCACCAATGCTCGAATTCGAACAGGAGGAAAACCCGTTCCGCGATCATCTCGCGGTCAAGCCGATCGAACAGGTGAATGGCGTCATCGCGGTGCCGACCGGAGCCGGCCTCGGCATCGAGGTCGATCGCTCCGTCATCGACAAATATCGCGTCGCGTGATGGCGGGATCGCAATCATGAAATTTGTGACTTTTGTCGAATCTGGCTCGACGCGGGCCGGCGTTCTGCAAGGCGACGGCACGAAGCCGAGCGATATAATTTTCGATCTGGCACATGCATCGATGCGGACATGCCTGAACGGCACCGCACCGCAGTTGCAGTCGTTTCTCGATGCCGGCCTCGGCAAGATCGTCAGCATCATCGCCGCGCATGGTCTGGCCGAAGCCGCGCAACTCACCCTCGACAAGGTGACGCTGCTGGCGCCGCTGCCAGCGCCGCCGCGCATCTTTGGCATCGCGCATAATTATCGCGATGCCGTCGCCGAACGCGGCATCGCGCCGCCGTCAGAGCCGGTGCTGTTTATGAAGGCGCCGAGGACGGTGATTGCGACGGGACGCATGATCGTGTTGCCAGCGGGAATCGGCG
Coding sequences within:
- a CDS encoding nuclear transport factor 2 family protein produces the protein MMNFDPSLFAAEWCAAWNAHDLDRVLAHFHDDVIFTSPIAASLLPETGGVIRGKAALRAYWEEGLRRIPDLHFTVAAVFAGIDTLVIQYRNQKGVDVSEVLVFDAGLVRQGHGTYPSKIDNPAGANG
- a CDS encoding MBL fold metallo-hydrolase translates to MTLALTILGSGSSAGVPRPALGWGACDPNNPKNRRRRCSMMAERIGPDGVTRVIIDTSPDLREQLIDADVDDIDAVFLTHEHADQTHGMDDLRSVVLKRRKRIPVYMNASTASDIMLRFGYCFQSPAGSDYPPILDRLGIEAGESRTIRGKGGDLTLTPFLVQHGNIPALGYRIDDTAYSPDLNDIPKESWPALEGLDLWIVDGLRYTQHSSHFSLSDALSWIERFKPKRAVITNMHADLDYEAVRQAVPDGVVPGYDGMRLEIAQFVRPESAGKTE
- a CDS encoding TatD family hydrolase; protein product: MLVDSHCHLDFPDFADDLDGIVARAEAAGVGKLVTISTRVRRLPALLAIAERFPNVYCSVGTHPHNADEEDGISADELIELTKHPKVIALGEAGLDNFYEHGSSAAQERGFRAHIAAARATGLPLVIHTREADEPCSAILEDEMKKGAFKAVLHCYTGGRELAMKAIAMGLSISFTGIITFKKSQELRDLAAELPADRIMVETDAPYLAPGKWRGKRNEPSYVVETAKVLAETRGVSYEELAKQTTDNFFRLFSKASREGSAA
- the metG gene encoding methionine--tRNA ligase, with the protein product MANASNNTFYITTAIAYPNGVPHVGHAYEAIATDALARFARLDGKDVFFLTGTDEHGQKMVQTAQRENMPVADLATRNAARFKAMDEALNISFDRFIRTTEEQHHRSSQELWKRMQASGDIYLDSYAGWYSVRDEAYYAEDETTVGEDKVRRGPQGTPVEWVEESSYFFKLSAYQDKLLALYESTDFIGPESRKNEVVSFVKSGLKDLSISRTTFDWGIKVPGDDKHVMYVWVDALTNYITGVGFPDEGDGNWKYWPADVHIIGKDIIRFHAVYWPAFLMSAGIPLPKRVYAHGFLFNRGEKMSKSVGNVVDPFNLAEQYGVDQLRYFLLREVSFGQDGSYSHEAIVNRTNADLANDLGNLAQRSLSMIAKQYGGALPEPGAFSDNDKAILAQADAMLEQARSAMATQQIHQALNAIWAVVAEANRYFAGEAPWALAKTDPAKQATVLYTTAEVVRQVAILAQPVMPASCAKLLDVLGIPADARDFAAIPSRIKPGTQLPIPTGIFPRYAEPKPE
- a CDS encoding DNA polymerase III subunit delta'; translated protein: MSKAEPEITVPHPRETTALFGHHDAEQTLLGAYSGGRIPHAWLISGPQGIGKATLAYRMARFVLAHRDPASTQVQSAETLDLDPEHSVVHQVAAEAHGGLLEIHRTANDKGVLRTVITVDDVRETVGFYGSTAAVDGWRVCIVDTVDELNTNAANALLKVLEEPPLRSLFLLVTHAQARVLPTIQSRCRKLPLRALAAADVLSAAALATGRDESDPELREVADASEGSVSRAVNLLGGGALKLHQRTASLLNTLPHVDPRELHALGDALGTSDRVALAAFTDSVDRWIGERLRADEGGLNANLPRLARLAEVWEKIGKAARETESYNLERKPLVFSVFSLLAEATR
- the tmk gene encoding dTMP kinase, producing the protein MTETHPIAPQRGRFITFEGGEGAGKSTQIKLLADRLNEAGIRAIVTREPGGSPGAEIIRHVVLSGMGKLLGAEAETLLFAAARDDHVHAVIKPALDQGIWVLCDRFSDSTRAYQGQQSNVAPELLTALERVTIGGLKPDLTVILDLPVEVGMARAAARRGTGMPDRFEAEGIAFHQGLRDAFRQIAMDEPQRCVLLDATLSPKAVANNIWRVLRKRLLREAAHA
- a CDS encoding D-alanyl-D-alanine carboxypeptidase family protein, with the protein product MTSGFLTPKSSLWRQLVAGLLMAAFALQPLAHAANQSVQGAKKAVEEGGYDTDAPTAILIEASSGAVLFEKNADELRAPSSMMKLMTVEVVFDALTRGDIKLTDEYRVSENSWRKGGAPAGASTMFAALNSRVPVADLLRGAIIQSGNDSCMIMAEAIEGNEAAFAERMTRRARALGMPKSTFANSSGLPDAGNKMTVRELATLARHIIRAYPEFYKIFGEREFTWNKIRQQNRNPLLATLEGADGFKTGYTKDGGYGMVGSAVQNDTRLIVVVNGLESSDDRAAAAKKLLEWGFKNFEVRSVFAGDQAVGYAKVFGGNRGSVALVSRDPVKVMVQKNGNDKLIARIVYNGPVQAPVRAGQPVGMVKVWRGQQVAVEAPVYAADAVGTGTTLQRAVDGAGELMIGLFRAGAAKL
- a CDS encoding septal ring lytic transglycosylase RlpA family protein, giving the protein MGILRSHRIGRAASAAAAMSACLALANCSQTTGFSRVDPKYGVSSSPRVVGMGEPVPKGGGTYRVGKPYVVGGRTYVPEEDENYRAEGIASWYGDAFHGRLTANGEVFDMASLTAAHPTLPIPSYVRVTNVRNGKSLIVRVNDRGPYHGNRLIDVSNRAAELLEFKSNGTARVRVEYVGRAPLEGSDDRQLMATLRTGEPAPSPSVVRVASARSFVPDMQGGRVVSRDVPMPEGRPYSLGNTAADRQTSEMSSSSRYRSASAYPAANPRVVSYEGNADYAEPAARNDGTVDARGAAAILSGRGLY
- a CDS encoding GntR family transcriptional regulator, giving the protein MTSLKRIEREPLWDLAHAQLRDALLAGRFAPGTVLTLRSLAETFGTSITPVRDAVTRLVAQGVLQQGPRNAAIVPHLTRNELSDLTVVRCALEGRAAREAAKRPQAASLERLQALLAKMQSLIASRSLESYLEHHRKFHFEIYAMSGVPILVETIENMWLRCGPVLSFVIPEYVVLLKGWDHHTAALKAIIAGDGEAAEREIVADIMEAAQYLSGLADTGGQLRRPLPEIAAG
- a CDS encoding Bug family tripartite tricarboxylate transporter substrate binding protein, translated to MSIIASFGRAALCAAGIAVSAVSPSSAQSGFPQKDITFIVPWNAGGSNDVAARALDPILREHGIKLVIENVPGATGVIGMKRVASSAPDGYVIGMGTSSTLALIAQNKASGLTNANFTHIARVSTDPLMLLVPSTSAIKSLSDYIANMKSRPGKVTIGTPGSYNLNHIFASMTARAAGVEYVNVPYTGGSKVVADLIGQHVDSGVLKPSETLGQIQEKLLTPIGIFANERLEMFPEVPTFKERGFDVFPYGPVVQMAYVVGPAELPNDVRTKLVTAFRAAIQDPRFKEFAKKNVFLVDDLTGDALTKEVDSVAVAIGKVAAQTFPKE